One window of Athalia rosae chromosome 4, iyAthRosa1.1, whole genome shotgun sequence genomic DNA carries:
- the LOC105692711 gene encoding retinol dehydrogenase 12, whose protein sequence is MWPFSRSCQSKARLVGRTIVITGANTGIGKETARDLYRRGARVVLACRDLAKANAAAEDLKKVPPSKPDREQFIGEPGEVVVCKLDLNSLASVKECAKHISTTESAVHILINNAGIMMCPKGTTEDGFETQLGTNHLGHFLFTMLLLPKIIQTQKASEFCCRIVNVSSMAHEGGDIRFDDLMGEKSYNAISAYTQSKLANVLFTRELARRLKDDNIGGINVYSLHPGVIKSELGRHLNEGLFRGARFFFSILSPFIKNVEQGAQTTLHCAVDEGAAKETGLYYRECSPTKPSSNAQDDAKAARLWDESVKLVGLPSNNLSEIVEKVSKEYLK, encoded by the exons ATGTGGCCGTTCAGTCGATCCTGTCAAAGCAAAGCCAGACTCGTTGGAAGAACAATTGTTATAACGGGTGCCAATACAGGAATTGGTAAAGAAACTGCGCGGGATTTGTACAGAAGGG GAGCCAGAGTGGTGTTGGCATGCAGAGATCTTGCCAAGGCGAACGCGGCAGctgaagatttgaaaaaagttccACCATCAAA GCCTGACAGAGAACAGTTTATCGGAGAACCCGGTGAAGTCGTTGTCTGCAAATTGGATTTAAACAGCTTAGCTAGTGTTAAAGAATGCGCTAAGCACATATCGACCACTGAATCAGCTGTTCATATCCTGATAAACAATGCAGGGATAATGATGTGCCCCAAAGGCACTACGGAAGATGGATTCGAGACGCAACTTGGAACTAATCACCTCGGTCATTTTCTCTTCACGATGCTTCTCCTtccgaaaataattcaaacacAAAAGGCATCCGAATTTTGTTGTAGAATCGTGAATGTCTCGTCCATGGCTCACGAAG GGGGAGACATACGCTTCGACGATCTTATGGGTGAAAAATCGTACAACGCGATCAGCGCCTACACTCAGAGCAAACTGGCGAACGTTCTGTTCACTCGGGAACTGGCACGCCGATTAAAAG aTGATAATATCGGTGGAATAAATGTCTATTCGCTCCACCCTGGCGTGATAAAATCTGAACTGGGACGTCATTTGAACGAAGGTCTTTTCCGAGGTGCCAGATTCTTCTTCTCGATATTGTCTCCTTTTATAAAAAATGTGGAGCAAGGAGCACAGACGACGTTACATTGCGCGGTTGATGAAGGAGCTGCCAAGGAAACTGGACTTTACTACAG aGAGTGTTCGCCTACCAAACCGTCGTCGAATGCGCAGGATGATGCAAAGGCCGCGAGACTTTGGGACGAAAGTGTAAAGCTCGTCGGTCTTCCATCGAATAATTTAtccgaaattgttgaaaaagtttcgaaggAATATCTCAAGTGA
- the LOC105692573 gene encoding basic proline-rich protein-like, with product MKFLLLLALVALASADVRFAKFPKPNAPPSPPPHISFRSNIQDRLSSESHFSTLTRNTNGPLNYPYPPPAPQKRVERPVVIPHARYGVPLQTPPASVEKFAPPPPPPPQPPPPPPPPPPPPPPPAPVPVYGPPPPPPPPPPPPPPPPPPPPPPPVYSAPIVKYEAPPPPPPPPPPPPPPPPPPPPPPPPPPPPVPVYGPPPPPPPPPPPPPPPPPPPPPPPVYSAPIVKYEAPPPPPPPPPPPPPPPPPPPPPPPPPPPPVPVYGPPPPPPPPPPPPPPPPPPPPPPPVYSAPIVKYEAPPPPPPPPPPPPPPPPPPPPPPPPPVPVYGPPPPPPPPPPPPPPPPPPPPPPPVYSAPIVKYEAPPPPPPPPPPPPPPPPPPPPPPPPPPAPVPVYGPPPPPPPPPPPPPPPPPPPPPPPVYSAPIVKYEAPPPPPPPPPPPPPPPPPPPPPVPVYGPPPPPPPPPPPPPPPPPPPPPPPPPPPPPPVPVYGPPPPPPPPPPPPPPPPPPPPPPPVYSAPIVKYEPPPPPPPPPPPPPPPPPPPPPPPPPVQAPIYELPIAYYPPAIPEPVDEIILPSIPPPPSLPKLPYIPSIPTPTPEREALYPAQVQEIIEPEPFYAPEIIEAPEPAPIYKPTLPLIPAPPSLPKQHYAPAIQPSYKPVKRIQEYVPVQNFLARLPLPPALPRGPY from the exons ATG aAGTTTTTGCTGCTGTTGGCCTTAGTGGCCTTAGCCAGCGCTGACGTCAGATTTGCAAAATTTCCTAAGCCGAATGCGCCACCCTCACCGCCTCCGCACATAAGTTTTCGATCGAATATTCAGGACCGCCTGTCTTCAGAATCTCATTTCTCAACCCTTACGCGCAATACCAACGGTCCATTGAATTATCCGTATCCGCCACCTGCGCCGCAGAAGCGAGTTGAACGACCGGTAGTAATTCCTCACGCTCGATATGGTGTGCCGCTCCAAACTCCACCTGCATCAGTTGAGAAATTTGCAccacctccacccccgccGCCGCAGCCAcctccgccgccgcctcctccGCCACCACCTCCTCCCCCACCTGCTCCAGTACCGGTCTATGGAccgccacctcctcctccacccccgccaccgccgccacccccACCACCCCCGCCACCACCTCCACCACCAGTATATAGTGCTCCGATTGTGAAGTATGAAGCACCTCCACCGcctccaccgccaccaccgccgccaccacccccacccccgcctcCTCCGCCACCACCTCCTCCCCCACCTCCTCCAGTACCAGTCTATGGAccgccacctcctcctccacccccgccaccgccgccacccccACCACCCCCGCCACCACCTCCACCACCAGTATATAGTGCTCCGATTGTGAAGTATGAAGCACCTCCACCGcctccaccgccaccaccgccgccaccacccccacccccgcctcCTCCGCCACCACCTCCTCCCCCACCTCCTCCAGTACCAGTCTATGGAccgccacctcctcctccaccccctccACCGCCTCCGccgccaccaccgccacctccaccaccaccaccagtgTACAGTGCTCCGATTGTGAAGTATGAAGCAcctccaccgccaccaccaccgccgccaccaccacctcctccacctcctccaccaccaccaccaccacctcctccaGTACCAGTCTACGGAccgccacctcctcctccaccccctccgccaccaccgccgccaccaccaccacctccaccaccaccaccagtgTATAGTGCTCCGATTGTGAAGTATGAAGCACCTCCGcccccacctccacctccgcctccacccccacccccacccccgcctcCTCCGCCACCACCTCCTCCCCCACCTGCTCCAGTACCAGTCTATGGAccgccacctcctcctccaccccctccaccgccgccaccaccgccaccaccgccaccaccaccacctccagTGTATAGTGCTCCGATTGTGAAGTATGAagcacctccacctccaccaccgccaccacctcctccaccaccaccacctcctcccCCACCTCCTCCAGTACCAGTCTATGGAccgccacctcctcctccacctcccccacctcctccgccacctccgccacctccgccgccgccaccaccaccaccaccacccccacccccagtGCCAGTATATGGaccaccacctcctcctccaccccctccgccaccaccaccgccgccaccaccaccaccaccaccacctccagTGTATAGTGCTCCGATTGTAAAGTATgaacctcctcctccacccccgccaccaccgccaccaccgccaccaccgccaccaccaccaccaccccctcccccaccaGTACAAGCCCCCATCTATGAACTTCCGATTGCTTATTATCCACCTGCGATTCCTGAACCTGtcgatgaaataatattaccCTCTATTCCACCACCACCTTCTCTACCCAAGCTTCCATACATTCCCTCTATTCCAACTCCAACTCCGGAACGTGAGGCTCTATATCCAGCCCAGGTACAGGAAATCATAGAACCTGAACCTTTTTACGCACCAGAGATTATTGAGGCACCAGAACCTGCGCCAATCTACAAACCAACGCTCCCATTGATACCGGCACCTCCATCTCTACCTAAACAGCACTACGCTCCTGCAATTCAGCCCTCGTACAAGCCGGTCAAGAGGATTCAAGAATATGTTCCTgtccaaaattttttggcaCGTCTTCCCCTGCCGCCAGCACTACCTCGAGGTCCTTATTAA